A single region of the Gorilla gorilla gorilla isolate KB3781 chromosome 1, NHGRI_mGorGor1-v2.1_pri, whole genome shotgun sequence genome encodes:
- the ERMAP gene encoding erythroid membrane-associated protein, translated as MEMASSAGSWLSGCLIPLVFLRLSVHVSGRAGDAGKFHVALLGGTAELLCPLSLWPGTVPKEVRWLRSPFPQRSQAVHVFRDGKDQDEDLMPEYKGRTVLVRDAQEGSVTLQILDVRLEDQGSYRCLIQVGNLSKEDTVILQVAAPSVGSLSPSAVALAVILPVLVLLIMVCLCLIWKQRRSKEKLLYEHVTEVDNLLSDHAKEKGKLHKAVKKLRSELKLKRAAANSGWRRARLHFVAVTLDPDTAHPKLILSEDQRCVRLGDRRQPVPDNPQRFDFVVSILGSEYFTTGCHYWEVYVGDKTKWILGVCSESVSRKGKVTASPANGHWLLRQSRGNEYEALTSPQTSFRLKEPPRCVGIFLDYEAGVISFYNVTNKSHIFTFTHNFSGPLRPFFEPCLHDGGKNTAPLVICSELHKSEESTVPKPEGKGHANGDVSLKVNSSLLPPKAPELKDIILSLPPDLGPALQELKVPSF; from the exons ATGGAGATGGCGAGTTCTGCCGGCTCCTGGCTCTCTGGCTGCCTCATCCCTCTCGTCTTCCTCCGGCTGTCTGTGCATGTGTCAG GCCGCGCAGGGGATGCCGGCAAGTTCCACGTGGCCCTACTAGGGGGCACAGCCGAGCTGCTctgccctctctccctctggCCCGGGACGGTACCCAAGGAGGTGAGGTGGCTGCGGTCCCCATTCCCGCAGCGCTCACAGGCTGTTCACGTGTTCCGGGATGGGAAGGACCAGGATGAAGATCTGATGCCAGAATATAAGGGGAGGACGGTGCTGGTGAGAGATGCCCAAGAGGGAAGTGTCACTCTGCAGATCCTTGACGTGCGCCTTGAGGACCAAGGGTCTTACCGATGTCTGATCCAAGTTGGAAATCTGAGTAAAGAGGACACCGTGATCCTGCAGGTTGCAG CCCCATCTGTGGGGAGTCTCTCCCCCTCAGCAGTGGCTCTGGCTGTGATCCTGCCTGTCCTGGTACTTCTCATCATGGTGTGCCTTTGCCTTATCTGGAAGCAAAGAAGATCAAAAG aaaagcttctctatgaacatgtgaCGGAGGTGG aCAATCTTCTTTCAGACCATGCTAAAGAAAAAG GAAAACTCCATAAAGCTGTCA AGAAACTCCGGAGTGAACTGA AGTTGAAAAGAGCTGCAGCAAACTCAG gcTGGAGAAGAGCCCGGTTGCATTTTG TGGCAGTGACCCTGGACCCAGACACAGCACATCCCAAACTCATCCTTTCTGAGGACCAAAGATGTGTAAGGCTTGGAGACAGACGGCAGCCTGTACCTGACAACCCCCAGAGATTTGATTTCGTTGTCAGCATCCTAGGCTCTGAGTACTTCACGACTGGCTGCCACTACTGGGAGGTGTATGTGGGAGACAAGACCAAATGGATTCTTGGAGTATGTAGTGAGTCAGTGAGCAGGAAGGGGAAGGTTACTGCCTCACCTGCCAATGGACACTGGCTTCTGCGACAGAGTCGTGGGAATGAGTATGAAGCTCTCACATCCCCGCAGACCTCCTTCCGCCTTAAAGAGCCTCCACGGTGTGTGGGAATTTTCCTGGACTATGAAGCAGGAGTCATCTCTTTCTACAATGTGACCAACAAGTCCCACATCTTTACTTTCACCCACAATTTCTCTGGCCCCCTTCGCCCTTTCTTTGAACCTTGCCTTCATGATGGAGGAAAAAACACAGCACCTCTAGTCATTTGTTCAGAACTACACAAATCAGAGGAATCAACTGTCCCCAAGCCAGAAGGGAAAGGCCATGCTAATGGAGATGTGTCCCTGAAGGTGAACTCTTCTTTACTACCCCCGAAGGCCCCAGAGCTGAAGGATATAATCCTGTCCTTGCCCCCTGACCTTGGCCCAGCCCTTCAGGAGCTCAAGGTTCCTTCTTTTTAG
- the SVBP gene encoding small vasohibin-binding protein, whose translation MDPPARKEKTKVKESVSRVEKAKQKSAQQELKQRQRAEIYALNRVMTELEQQQFDEFCKQMQPPGE comes from the exons ATGGATCCACCTGCACGTAAAGAAAAAACCAAAGTTAAAGAATCTGTCAGCAGAGTTGAGAAGGCCAAACAGAAATCAGCCCAGCAGGAGCTGAAGCAGAGACAAAGAGCAGAG ATCTATGCCCTCAACAGAGTCATGACAGAACTGGAACAGCAGCAATTTGATGAGTTCTGTAAACAGATGCAGCCTCCTGGAGAATGA